The following coding sequences lie in one Pseudorasbora parva isolate DD20220531a chromosome 18, ASM2467924v1, whole genome shotgun sequence genomic window:
- the LOC137047131 gene encoding uncharacterized protein isoform X1 gives MSSTVARPEEMESSDEEFVDAFEYLPEESNPSTSASDPAENSSQDSPTVSETASDAAAVAALASPGCCPGDEAESRNEETQEKTTKWRKVRKVVKRSFQTVSNRVCALVKRESAAATDPLETEAARDDAQPSPSASVCFITLEEYIEMKGSSMKEKDARIIMRRLFETLKTSWDLGVYPPIYVHEITIDPNTLQINIIDPNTRAPRQPLKNMTEFQQALLEAWFDRWEKLKYAESYFNVMYALVDNIKRPFWKRRVSFECSFLLWRLAIQRRSELETTLQDVLNDPWFSR, from the exons ATGTCGTCTACAGTAGCGAGACCTGAGGAGATGGAGAGCAGCGACGAAGAGTTCGTGGATGCGTTTGAGTATTTACCTGAGGAGAGCAATCCCAGCACCAGCGCATCAGATCCGGCGGAAAACAGCTCGCAGGACAGCCCAACAG TTTCAGAAACAGCCAGTGACgcagcagcagtagcagcaCTGGCCAGTCCTGGCTGCTGTCCTGGAGATGAGGCTGAGAGCAGAAATGAGGAAACACAAG AAAAAACCACTAAATGGAGGAAAGTGAGGAAGGTGGTGAAACGAAGCTTCCAAACCGTCTCTAACAGAGTGTGTGCTCTTGTGAAGCGTGAGTCTGCAGCAGCCACGGATCCACTCGAGACCGAGGCAGCGCGTGATGATGCTCAGCCATCGCCGAGCGCTTCTGTGTGCTTTATCACCTTGGAAGaatatattgaaatgaaaggCTCTTCCATGAAGGAAAAAGATGCGAGAATCATCATGAGGCGACTCTTTGAGACTCTCAAAACCTCCTGGGATCTTGGGGTTTACCCGCCAATCTATGTGCATGAAATAACCATCGACCCCAACACACTCCAGATCAATATAATTGACCCTAATACTCGGGCACCAAGGCAGCCATTGAAGAATATGACAGAATTTCAGCAAGCTTTACTCGAAGCCTGGTTTGATCGGTGGGAAAAATTAAAGTACGCAGAATCATATTTCAACGTGATGTACGCGCTGGTCGACAACATCAAGCGCCCGTTTTGGAAAAGGCGCGTGTCCTTTG AATGCTCCTTTCTTCTCTGGCGACTGGCAATACAGCGAAGGTCTGAACTGGAGACAACCTTGCAGGACGTTTTAAATGATCCCTGGTTCAGCCGATGA
- the LOC137047131 gene encoding uncharacterized protein isoform X2, which yields MSSTVARPEEMESSDEEFVDAFEYLPEESNPSTSASDPAENSSQDSPTEKTTKWRKVRKVVKRSFQTVSNRVCALVKRESAAATDPLETEAARDDAQPSPSASVCFITLEEYIEMKGSSMKEKDARIIMRRLFETLKTSWDLGVYPPIYVHEITIDPNTLQINIIDPNTRAPRQPLKNMTEFQQALLEAWFDRWEKLKYAESYFNVMYALVDNIKRPFWKRRVSFECSFLLWRLAIQRRSELETTLQDVLNDPWFSR from the exons ATGTCGTCTACAGTAGCGAGACCTGAGGAGATGGAGAGCAGCGACGAAGAGTTCGTGGATGCGTTTGAGTATTTACCTGAGGAGAGCAATCCCAGCACCAGCGCATCAGATCCGGCGGAAAACAGCTCGCAGGACAGCCCAACAG AAAAAACCACTAAATGGAGGAAAGTGAGGAAGGTGGTGAAACGAAGCTTCCAAACCGTCTCTAACAGAGTGTGTGCTCTTGTGAAGCGTGAGTCTGCAGCAGCCACGGATCCACTCGAGACCGAGGCAGCGCGTGATGATGCTCAGCCATCGCCGAGCGCTTCTGTGTGCTTTATCACCTTGGAAGaatatattgaaatgaaaggCTCTTCCATGAAGGAAAAAGATGCGAGAATCATCATGAGGCGACTCTTTGAGACTCTCAAAACCTCCTGGGATCTTGGGGTTTACCCGCCAATCTATGTGCATGAAATAACCATCGACCCCAACACACTCCAGATCAATATAATTGACCCTAATACTCGGGCACCAAGGCAGCCATTGAAGAATATGACAGAATTTCAGCAAGCTTTACTCGAAGCCTGGTTTGATCGGTGGGAAAAATTAAAGTACGCAGAATCATATTTCAACGTGATGTACGCGCTGGTCGACAACATCAAGCGCCCGTTTTGGAAAAGGCGCGTGTCCTTTG AATGCTCCTTTCTTCTCTGGCGACTGGCAATACAGCGAAGGTCTGAACTGGAGACAACCTTGCAGGACGTTTTAAATGATCCCTGGTTCAGCCGATGA
- the LOC137047016 gene encoding zona pellucida sperm-binding protein 3-like: MEFLKGVLVVVVIGAFDLPNAWGSLRYSQSPRSMGPKSDPASRSPALSPPGLRNTLQVSSQFQSPLGSSSRGLAQEPFGLQEKQLLQGPVKPLDWKYPIVPEVQSELAVNFQLRQPVTPSSVAVQCGENRVLVEVQQDLFSNGHLIQPTGLSLGGCPVVGQDSQSKVLIFEYELQDCNSVQMMNEDELVYTFSLTYTPEALAGTPITRVEGAVVGVQCHYQRLQNVSSDALRPTWVPYASTEVGEEALVFSLKLMMDDWSSQRPSSVYFLGGIINIEASVKQYNHVPLRVFVDSCVATQGPDVNSLPRYSFIENHGCFVDAKATASSSRFMPRSQVDKVQIQLEAFVFQESSSPSIYITCVVKATIASAPSDAQHKSCSFANGWFAADGNDQVCGCCDSTCGPDGGIAASPYGGVQWEGKATLGPVVVQGQKKVPQ, translated from the exons ATGGAGTTTCTGAAAGGTGTCTTAGTGGTGGTTGTGATTGGTGCATTTGATCTGCCTAATGCATGGGGAAGTTTGAGATACAGTCAAAGTCCAAGAAGCATGGGGCCAAAATCAGATCCAGCTTCCAGAAGTCCTGCCCTTTCTCCTCCAGGGCTCCGGAACACTTTGCAAGTGTCTTCTCAGTTTCAGAGTCCTTTGGGTTCTTCCTCCAGAGGCCTTGCACAGGAGCCTTTTGGCCTTCAGGAGAAGCAGCTGTTGCAGGGTCCAGTGAAGCCTTTGGATTGGAAGTATCCCATTGTTCCCGAGGTGCAGAGCGAGTTGGCGGTGAACTTCCAGTTGAGGCAACCCGTGACTCCCAGCAGCGTAGCGGTTCAATGCGGAGAGAACCGGGTTCTTGTAGAGGTCCAGCAGGACTTGTTTAGCAATGGTCATTTGATCCAGCCAACTGGCCTGTCTTTAGGCGGCTGTCCTGTTGTTGGTCAGGACTCTCAGTCTAAGGTGCTCATCTTTGAGTATGAGTTACAGGACTGCAACAGCGTGCAGATG ATGAATGAGGATGAGCTTGTCTACACCTTCTCTCTTACCTACACCCCTGAGGCTCTTGCAGGTACTCCGATTACCCGGGTCGAGGGTGCAGTTGTTGGTGTTCAATGCCACTATCAAAG GCTTCAGAATGTAAGCAGTGATGCCTTGAGGCCAACATGGGTCCCTTATGCCTCAACGGAGGTTGGTGAAGAAGCCTTGGTGTTCTCCCTGAAGCTTATGATGG ATGATTGGTCCAGTCAGAGACCTTCATCCGTCTATTTCCTGGGTGGCATTATTAACATTGAGGCATCTGTGAAGCAGTACAATCATGTGCCTCtgcgtgtgtttgtggacaGCTGTGTGGCCACTCAAGGGCCTGATGTGAACTCCCTTCCGAGATATTCCTTCATTGAGAATCATGG GTGCTTTGTGGATGCCAAGGCTACAGCTTCCAGCTCCCGCTTCATGCCTCGGTCCCAGGTTGACAAGGTCCAGATCCAGCTGGAGGCGTTCGTGTTCCAGGAGAGCTCCAGTCCTTCT ATCTACATAACATGTGTTGTGAAGGCAACTATTGCTTCTGCACCCAGTGACGCTCAGCACAAATCCTGTTCATTCGCCAATGG GTGGTTTGCTGCTGATGGAAATGACCAAGTTTGTGGTTGCTGTGACTCAACATGTGGTCCTGATGGTGGAATTGCTGCTTCTCCCTATGGAG GTGTTCAGTGGGAAGGCAAGGCTACACTTGGTCCTGTGGTGGTTCAAGGGCAAAAGAAAGTTCCTCAATAA